From a single Photobacterium gaetbulicola Gung47 genomic region:
- a CDS encoding putative transcriptional regulator (COG1309), which translates to MKTRDKIILAALELFNESGEPNITTNHIAAHLGISPGNLYYHFRNKEEIIHSIFDQYAHDLSIHFQPLEHQQITADDLLVYLDSVFMLMWRYRFFYANLPDILQRDPELQQKYLAAQEGLHKDIMAMMASFRSGGLLDIEEEELENLATTLKLVASSWISYQTTQAPGAKITKAVLYQGVLHILGIVRPLTTAEGKAQVLQLKAHYRAQIEKEA; encoded by the coding sequence ATGAAAACCCGTGACAAAATCATCCTGGCTGCACTGGAGCTTTTCAACGAAAGCGGTGAGCCGAATATTACCACTAACCATATTGCTGCCCATCTAGGGATTAGCCCCGGTAACCTGTATTATCATTTCCGCAATAAGGAAGAGATTATACACAGTATTTTCGATCAATACGCGCATGATCTCAGTATTCACTTCCAACCCCTTGAGCATCAGCAAATAACGGCCGACGATCTGTTGGTATACCTGGATTCGGTATTCATGCTGATGTGGCGCTACCGTTTCTTCTATGCCAACCTGCCTGATATCTTGCAGCGTGATCCGGAGCTGCAGCAAAAATACCTGGCGGCACAGGAAGGGCTGCACAAGGACATCATGGCGATGATGGCCAGCTTCCGTAGCGGTGGGTTGCTGGATATCGAAGAAGAAGAGCTTGAGAACCTGGCGACGACCTTGAAGCTGGTTGCCTCGAGCTGGATCTCCTACCAGACCACCCAGGCCCCGGGAGCCAAGATCACCAAAGCGGTACTCTACCAGGGGGTGCTGCATATTCTCGGTATCGTCAGGCCGCTGACCACCGCCGAAGGCAAGGCACAAGTCCTGCAGTTAAAGGCGCATTACCGGGCGCAGATCGAGAAAGAGGCCTAA
- a CDS encoding hypothetical protein (COG0607): MLSLVWVGLVVAIITSYVKQKTAGYKIVTPNEATVMVNREDGVFVDIRSRDEYRGGHIAGALHILPSQIKEQNLADLEKYKQAPIIVVCKTGQTAQESANLLSKAGFENVNLLKDGLISWNEANLPLIRSKSGKARK; this comes from the coding sequence ATGTTGTCATTGGTATGGGTTGGCTTGGTTGTGGCTATCATTACGTCTTACGTCAAGCAAAAGACGGCTGGCTACAAGATTGTCACCCCAAATGAAGCGACCGTGATGGTTAACCGTGAAGACGGCGTGTTTGTCGATATCCGTAGCCGCGATGAGTACCGTGGCGGCCATATTGCTGGCGCACTTCACATTTTGCCTAGCCAAATCAAAGAACAGAACTTGGCAGATCTTGAAAAATACAAGCAAGCCCCAATCATCGTAGTATGCAAGACAGGTCAAACGGCGCAAGAAAGTGCCAACCTGCTGAGCAAAGCCGGTTTCGAGAACGTGAACCTGCTCAAAGACGGCCTGATTTCTTGGAACGAGGCGAACCTGCCGCTGATCCGCAGTAAGTCAGGCAAGGCAAGAAAGTAA
- a CDS encoding ADP-L-glycero-D-mannoheptose-6-epimerase (COG0451), whose product MIIVTGGAGMIGSNLVKALNAQGRNDILVVDNLKDGTKFANLVDLDIADYMDKEDFITQIMAGDDFGPIDAVFHQGACSSTTEWDGKYMMLNNYEYSKELLHYCLERAIPFLYASSAATYGGRDHDFIEAREYEGALNVYGYSKQLFDNYVRRLWQDAEEHGETLSQVTGFRYFNVYGPREQHKGSMASVAFHLNNQINQGDNPKLFEGSDNLKRDFVFVGDVCKVNLWFWQNGVSGIFNCGTGKAEPFSEVAKAVIKHHGKGQVEEVPFPDHLKGRYQAFTQADLTQLRAAGYTDTFKSVAEGVAEYMATINPTPKH is encoded by the coding sequence ATGATTATAGTAACTGGTGGTGCCGGGATGATCGGCAGCAATCTTGTAAAAGCGCTCAACGCGCAGGGCCGCAACGATATTTTAGTGGTCGACAACCTCAAAGACGGCACCAAATTTGCCAATCTGGTCGATCTGGATATTGCCGATTACATGGACAAGGAAGACTTCATCACCCAAATCATGGCGGGCGACGACTTCGGACCGATCGATGCGGTATTTCACCAGGGGGCCTGCTCGTCGACCACCGAGTGGGACGGCAAGTACATGATGCTCAACAACTACGAGTATTCCAAAGAGCTGCTGCATTACTGCCTCGAGCGTGCCATTCCGTTCCTGTACGCCTCCTCTGCCGCTACCTACGGCGGCCGCGACCACGACTTCATCGAAGCGCGCGAGTACGAAGGGGCACTCAATGTCTACGGCTATTCCAAGCAGCTGTTCGACAACTATGTCCGCCGTCTGTGGCAAGATGCCGAGGAGCACGGCGAAACCCTGTCGCAAGTTACCGGGTTCCGCTACTTCAATGTCTACGGCCCGCGCGAGCAGCACAAAGGCAGCATGGCCTCGGTGGCGTTCCACCTCAACAACCAGATCAACCAGGGCGACAATCCGAAACTGTTCGAAGGCTCGGACAACCTCAAGCGTGATTTTGTGTTTGTCGGCGATGTCTGCAAGGTCAACCTGTGGTTCTGGCAAAACGGTGTGTCCGGTATCTTCAACTGCGGGACCGGCAAGGCCGAGCCGTTCAGCGAAGTCGCCAAGGCGGTGATCAAACACCACGGTAAAGGCCAGGTTGAAGAGGTTCCTTTCCCGGACCACCTCAAAGGCCGCTACCAGGCCTTTACCCAAGCCGATCTGACCCAATTGCGTGCCGCAGGTTACACCGACACATTCAAGTCCGTCGCCGAAGGCGTGGCCGAATACATGGCAACCATCAACCCAACACCGAAACACTAG
- a CDS encoding putative glycosyl transferase family protein (COG0438), with product MKRKAVLVVSALRGGGAEKFVLNLYKALEKYENYECHILAIEKAVEHDITGFRVHFASDICNVSKKGWRRLFYKKNVAKAIDEFVINNIGEDALVLSNMLLADKIMSQSKLNVYHVMHSSYTSAFLANKKGVGRFKITSKINGIYKNHPLIFVSKAAEQNYFISFRSKFQSRVIYNPVDIEEICSLSKGEHVEINSEYLIHIGRFNRAKRHDRLIKIFSQVQDDNIKLLLLGEGSLRAEVEKSISNYGLEQRVEIIGFKSNPYPYLKNAKGLVLTSDYEGLPTVILEALALQVPVISTNCPGGITEILGKNSNSLCELDNQELFSKKIDDLIVSSDKYMSTINEQFLPQNVAKQYSQLD from the coding sequence ATGAAAAGAAAAGCGGTACTGGTTGTCTCGGCCCTGAGAGGGGGCGGCGCTGAGAAGTTTGTTCTCAATTTATATAAAGCTCTTGAGAAGTACGAAAACTATGAGTGCCATATTCTTGCGATAGAGAAAGCCGTTGAACATGATATTACCGGCTTTCGGGTCCATTTTGCCAGTGATATCTGCAATGTGTCAAAGAAAGGCTGGCGCAGACTTTTCTACAAGAAGAATGTCGCTAAGGCTATTGATGAATTCGTGATAAATAACATTGGTGAAGACGCTTTAGTTTTGTCAAATATGCTGCTTGCCGATAAGATCATGTCTCAAAGCAAGCTGAATGTCTATCACGTTATGCATAGCTCATATACAAGTGCTTTTCTTGCTAATAAAAAGGGGGTGGGGCGATTTAAAATTACCAGCAAAATAAATGGAATATATAAAAACCATCCTTTGATTTTTGTTTCTAAAGCCGCTGAACAAAACTACTTTATAAGTTTTCGAAGCAAATTTCAGTCTCGAGTTATTTATAACCCTGTTGATATTGAAGAGATCTGTTCACTCTCAAAGGGAGAGCATGTTGAGATTAACAGTGAATATCTCATACATATTGGAAGGTTCAACCGCGCAAAACGCCATGATCGGTTAATTAAGATATTTAGCCAAGTTCAAGATGACAATATTAAACTCTTACTACTAGGTGAGGGTAGTTTGAGGGCAGAAGTAGAAAAATCCATATCTAATTATGGGTTAGAGCAACGGGTTGAGATTATTGGCTTTAAGTCTAACCCATACCCTTACCTTAAGAATGCTAAAGGATTGGTTCTAACCTCTGATTATGAAGGTCTGCCAACCGTGATTCTGGAGGCCTTGGCATTGCAAGTTCCCGTTATTTCGACAAACTGCCCCGGAGGAATAACTGAAATATTAGGAAAAAACTCCAACTCATTATGTGAGTTAGATAACCAAGAGTTATTTTCAAAAAAAATTGATGATTTAATAGTTAGCTCTGATAAATACATGTCTACTATTAATGAACAGTTTCTTCCACAAAATGTGGCGAAGCAGTATAGCCAATTAGATTGA
- a CDS encoding phosphoglyceromutase (COG0696) — MSAKKPLALVILDGWGYRQDNANNAIANANTPVIDGLMANEANTLISASGMDVGLPDGQMGNSEVGHTNIGAGRIVYQDLTRITKSIADGDFFENPAMTGAIDKAVNAGKAVHIMGLMSPGGVHSHEDHIAAAVEMAAKRGAEKIYLHCFLDGRDTPPRSAQASLERFDALFAELGKGRVASLVGRYYAMDRDNNWDRVEVAYNLLTAANAEFNAASAVEGLQAAYARDENDEFVKATEIRAEGQDVAAMEDGDAVIFMNYRADRARQITRAFEVDFAGFERAQFPALADVVMLTQYAADINLPIAFPPADLVNTLGEWLSKKGKKQLRISETEKYAHVTFFFNGGVENEFDGEERQLVASPKVATYDLQPEMSAPELTDKLVAAIKSGEFDTIICNYPNLDMVGHTGVYDAAVQATEAVDGCLGRVVEAIREMDGQLLITADHGNAEMMVNPETGGIHTAHTSLPVPLVYVGDKALTLKEGGKLSDLAPTMLALTDMEIPAEMTGQVLFDLK, encoded by the coding sequence ATGTCTGCTAAGAAGCCATTGGCTTTGGTTATCCTAGATGGCTGGGGTTACCGCCAAGACAACGCCAACAACGCTATTGCTAACGCCAACACGCCAGTTATCGACGGCCTGATGGCAAACGAAGCAAATACCCTGATCTCAGCATCAGGTATGGATGTTGGCCTGCCTGACGGCCAGATGGGTAACTCTGAAGTAGGTCACACCAACATCGGTGCCGGCCGCATCGTTTACCAAGATCTAACCCGCATCACCAAATCAATTGCTGACGGCGACTTCTTCGAAAACCCTGCGATGACAGGCGCTATCGACAAAGCCGTTAACGCAGGCAAAGCTGTACACATCATGGGCCTGATGTCTCCGGGCGGTGTTCACAGCCACGAAGACCACATCGCAGCCGCTGTTGAAATGGCAGCCAAGCGCGGTGCTGAGAAGATCTACCTACACTGCTTCCTTGACGGCCGTGATACGCCACCTCGCAGCGCACAGGCATCACTTGAGCGTTTCGACGCCCTGTTTGCTGAGCTAGGCAAAGGCCGCGTTGCTTCTCTAGTGGGTCGTTACTACGCGATGGACCGTGACAACAACTGGGATCGCGTTGAAGTTGCCTACAACCTACTGACAGCAGCCAACGCTGAGTTCAACGCGGCATCTGCCGTGGAAGGCCTACAAGCGGCTTACGCCCGTGACGAGAACGACGAGTTCGTTAAAGCGACTGAAATCCGTGCCGAAGGTCAGGACGTTGCGGCAATGGAAGATGGCGACGCGGTTATCTTCATGAACTACCGTGCTGACCGTGCACGCCAAATCACCCGCGCCTTCGAAGTTGACTTCGCTGGTTTTGAGCGTGCCCAGTTCCCGGCACTTGCGGATGTCGTGATGCTGACCCAGTACGCCGCTGACATCAACCTGCCTATCGCTTTCCCACCAGCAGACCTGGTTAACACTCTAGGTGAGTGGCTATCGAAGAAAGGCAAGAAGCAGCTACGTATCTCCGAAACTGAGAAGTACGCGCACGTGACCTTCTTCTTCAACGGCGGCGTAGAGAACGAGTTTGACGGCGAAGAGCGCCAGCTAGTGGCTTCGCCGAAAGTCGCGACTTACGATCTGCAGCCTGAAATGAGCGCACCAGAGCTGACTGACAAACTGGTTGCGGCCATCAAGAGCGGTGAGTTCGATACCATTATCTGTAACTACCCTAACCTGGATATGGTTGGCCACACCGGCGTTTACGACGCTGCCGTGCAAGCAACCGAAGCGGTTGACGGCTGCCTGGGTCGCGTGGTGGAAGCTATCCGTGAAATGGACGGCCAGCTGCTGATCACTGCCGACCACGGTAACGCAGAAATGATGGTTAACCCGGAAACCGGTGGTATCCACACGGCGCACACCAGCCTACCTGTACCGCTAGTGTACGTAGGTGACAAAGCGCTGACGCTGAAAGAAGGCGGTAAGCTGTCTGATCTAGCGCCAACTATGCTGGCCCTAACAGATATGGAAATCCCTGCAGAGATGACTGGTCAGGTGCTGTTTGATCTGAAATAA
- a CDS encoding putative O-antigen ligase (COG3307), with protein MSTKLKLNWFDTILYLPLISLFTAAFVIPGWDKKVVILFSVSIIAIICKYGLNTIKENYKDPYVVILIISAIYGSALYETIGYGSGEIRTLIVVSLFLLTFPKERINLQGLPLLLLLGAIISCIYTLYISVYLDIPRSKQPINAIPLAVTLCLFAIVSLYLFFETKMKVLLCAFFIFSVTILITETRGAILPLSITSGLLLLVKIKESNQFKKLITTSLLGFIFTLTLSYGFVEARVNKTVSEIQSINKGDYNTSIGLRLQMWQASPDLISISPVFGLGDGHKQALKNLYNDGKIRYSLAKFSPGHYHNQFIDKAVKSGVIGLTLFLLIIYFPAYQCSKASQDHKRYNKLLVYLLTLAFTIACITDTPFSQTFTLYPLLLLNFFIPRAKFK; from the coding sequence ATGAGCACTAAATTAAAACTCAATTGGTTTGATACAATCCTGTATCTGCCTTTAATCAGTTTGTTCACAGCCGCTTTTGTTATCCCAGGTTGGGACAAGAAAGTAGTGATCCTTTTCTCCGTATCTATAATCGCTATTATCTGTAAATATGGGCTTAATACGATTAAAGAAAACTATAAAGATCCCTATGTGGTGATCTTAATCATTAGTGCTATTTATGGCTCAGCTCTATATGAAACAATTGGGTACGGGTCTGGAGAGATCAGAACTCTTATTGTTGTATCACTTTTCTTGCTTACATTCCCTAAAGAGAGAATTAACTTACAAGGTCTACCTTTATTATTGCTGCTCGGAGCAATAATATCTTGTATTTATACACTATATATCAGTGTATACCTTGATATACCAAGAAGTAAGCAACCAATAAATGCAATTCCACTTGCAGTTACACTTTGCTTATTTGCTATAGTCAGCCTTTATTTATTCTTTGAAACTAAAATGAAAGTGCTTCTTTGTGCTTTCTTTATATTTTCAGTCACCATTCTTATAACAGAAACAAGAGGTGCTATTCTTCCATTATCTATCACAAGTGGATTACTTCTGCTGGTGAAAATAAAGGAAAGCAACCAATTCAAAAAGTTAATTACAACCTCTTTACTTGGTTTCATATTTACACTAACTCTATCTTATGGCTTTGTAGAGGCAAGGGTAAATAAAACGGTTTCTGAAATACAATCAATTAATAAGGGTGACTACAACACCTCAATTGGGCTAAGACTACAAATGTGGCAGGCTAGCCCTGATTTAATCAGTATCAGCCCTGTTTTTGGACTTGGTGACGGACATAAACAAGCACTAAAAAATCTTTATAATGATGGTAAGATTAGATACTCTCTCGCCAAATTTTCACCAGGACACTACCACAACCAGTTTATAGATAAAGCCGTCAAAAGTGGCGTAATTGGGCTTACATTATTTTTATTAATTATCTATTTCCCTGCATATCAATGCAGTAAAGCTAGCCAAGATCACAAGCGTTATAATAAATTACTTGTTTATTTACTTACGCTTGCTTTTACTATTGCTTGTATTACAGATACCCCATTCAGCCAAACGTTCACGTTGTATCCTTTGCTTTTGCTTAACTTTTTTATTCCGAGAGCTAAGTTTAAATAA
- a CDS encoding lipid A biosynthesis (KDO)2-(lauroyl)-lipid IVA acyltransferase (COG1560) has product MKDHYDKQAYNPEFSWAFLHPKYWGTWLAVAFAALLCLLPHRTRRAMASLFAKRAVKFNSKANRRARVNLKMCFPDKSDAEREAMLLENYITAGSFLMGFAALSVRNRQWLEDNTIVRGEEHLTALKENGDSAILLVPHTWAIDIPAVLLASRGLPVSAMAKKQKNEVSDWLMHKQRVQYGGRVYERSGGIKPFIKSIREGYLGYYLPDEDLGAEHSVFVDFFATTKATIAGLGRLAKLSRAKIVPLYSIYNSETGKYEIDIYPPLSPFPLDTEEQDARLMNQCIEQYVTERPEQYMWILRLLKTRPEGGENPYKIRK; this is encoded by the coding sequence ATGAAAGACCATTACGATAAACAAGCCTACAACCCGGAATTCAGCTGGGCCTTTCTCCACCCTAAATACTGGGGGACCTGGCTGGCTGTTGCTTTTGCCGCCCTGCTGTGCCTGCTGCCGCACCGTACCCGCCGTGCCATGGCCAGCCTGTTCGCCAAACGCGCCGTGAAGTTCAACAGCAAGGCCAACCGCCGTGCCCGGGTCAACCTGAAAATGTGCTTCCCCGATAAAAGCGACGCCGAGCGCGAGGCCATGCTGCTGGAGAACTACATCACCGCCGGCAGTTTCCTGATGGGCTTTGCCGCCCTCAGTGTCCGCAATCGCCAGTGGCTGGAAGACAACACCATCGTCCGGGGTGAAGAACACCTGACAGCGCTGAAGGAAAATGGCGACAGTGCCATCTTGCTGGTGCCACACACCTGGGCCATTGATATTCCAGCGGTTTTGCTCGCATCGCGCGGCCTGCCGGTATCGGCGATGGCGAAAAAGCAGAAAAATGAGGTGTCAGACTGGTTAATGCATAAACAGCGTGTACAATACGGCGGCCGTGTTTATGAGCGCAGTGGCGGGATCAAGCCCTTTATCAAGTCCATCCGCGAGGGCTACTTGGGTTACTATTTGCCGGATGAAGACCTGGGGGCCGAGCACAGTGTGTTCGTCGATTTCTTTGCCACCACCAAGGCCACCATTGCCGGGCTGGGCCGCCTGGCGAAACTGAGCCGCGCCAAGATCGTACCCTTGTACTCGATCTACAACAGCGAGACCGGCAAGTACGAGATAGACATCTATCCCCCGCTCTCTCCGTTCCCGCTGGACACCGAGGAGCAAGACGCCCGTTTGATGAACCAGTGTATCGAGCAGTACGTGACCGAGCGCCCTGAGCAGTACATGTGGATTTTACGTTTGTTGAAGACCCGGCCGGAAGGCGGGGAAAATCCTTACAAGATAAGAAAATGA
- a CDS encoding putative capsular polysaccharide biosynthesis protein (COG0438), translated as MKVLVCASYLHAWNSIRPEAEIFIEMVRQGHEVTVMTQGESEHVTKLQENGVKVIDCYPKRKICLQTIKRIRQELTEGSYDICYAFNSKTIPNAAFACIGFPVKLVVYRGTTGGLYRHDPSAYLTQLHPRVDAIVCVSEAVRKDVVKRVWKNPQNVVTIYKGHELHWYDVAPTDRASLGLGEEDIVAMCAAHVRPSKGISVLLKATHEIESKNFHLVLAGHGFEPHFQEMKDSPMADRIHYIGHRKDVPSLMAMADIQVQPSISGEGLPRTIIEAMANGTASVVTTTGGSPELVEDGSTGYIVPTNDASALAAAINKMAADKQICRDMGEAATVRLQKEFSSKVTVKKHLELFNRIMNS; from the coding sequence ATGAAAGTTCTAGTATGTGCATCTTACCTGCATGCATGGAATAGTATTCGGCCTGAGGCTGAGATCTTTATTGAAATGGTCAGACAGGGACATGAAGTAACAGTGATGACACAGGGGGAGTCAGAGCATGTTACTAAATTGCAAGAAAATGGCGTAAAAGTGATAGATTGCTATCCAAAGCGTAAAATTTGTCTCCAGACCATAAAGCGTATCCGCCAGGAGTTAACTGAGGGCAGCTACGATATTTGCTATGCCTTTAACTCTAAAACTATCCCAAATGCAGCTTTTGCTTGTATTGGGTTTCCTGTCAAATTGGTAGTGTATCGAGGTACAACTGGTGGTTTGTACCGTCATGACCCTTCTGCATACTTAACCCAGCTCCATCCTCGTGTCGATGCGATCGTTTGTGTGTCAGAGGCGGTACGTAAAGATGTCGTTAAACGGGTATGGAAGAATCCGCAAAATGTCGTCACCATTTACAAAGGACATGAATTGCATTGGTACGATGTTGCGCCGACGGATCGGGCATCTCTGGGCCTTGGCGAAGAGGACATTGTGGCAATGTGTGCGGCTCATGTACGCCCGAGCAAAGGGATTTCTGTTTTGCTAAAGGCTACCCATGAGATTGAAAGCAAGAATTTTCATCTCGTGCTAGCGGGTCATGGTTTTGAACCTCATTTCCAAGAAATGAAAGATAGCCCGATGGCTGATCGCATTCACTATATTGGTCATCGAAAAGATGTGCCTTCACTGATGGCGATGGCGGATATTCAGGTCCAGCCGTCGATCAGTGGAGAAGGGTTGCCTAGAACTATTATTGAAGCAATGGCGAACGGAACGGCGTCTGTAGTAACGACAACTGGCGGTTCTCCTGAGCTGGTTGAAGATGGTTCTACTGGTTATATTGTTCCTACAAATGACGCATCAGCACTTGCCGCGGCTATCAACAAAATGGCAGCGGATAAACAGATCTGTAGAGATATGGGAGAAGCGGCTACAGTTCGTTTACAAAAGGAATTTAGCTCTAAGGTTACGGTGAAAAAGCACCTAGAACTCTTCAATAGAATCATGAATAGTTAG
- a CDS encoding hypothetical protein (COG2861): protein MAKSRVLRKWALALVFASLGAPSGAFAAKLAIVIDDLGYQPMPEALSALPAQISVSILPDTPYDQATSQLAHRQRRDVLLHMPMEPLHRAPLEMATLTRQMDQQTFQRTLRSGLARVPDAIAVNNHMGSALTQNPQAMGWVMEVLSEQGLFFLDSRTTAKSVALKQAERQNVPALRRHVFLDHLSTEKFISQQLSRAIRQAKTNGYAIAIGHPYPVTLDVLGQALPQLEAQGIQLVRLSELSPSY, encoded by the coding sequence TTGGCAAAGAGTCGTGTATTGAGGAAGTGGGCCCTTGCCCTCGTATTCGCCAGTCTTGGCGCACCCAGCGGGGCCTTTGCGGCCAAATTGGCCATTGTGATCGACGACCTTGGCTACCAGCCCATGCCCGAGGCCCTCTCGGCCCTGCCGGCACAGATCAGCGTCTCCATCCTGCCCGACACCCCCTATGACCAAGCGACCAGCCAATTGGCCCACCGACAGCGACGCGATGTGCTGCTCCATATGCCGATGGAACCCCTGCACCGTGCCCCGCTGGAAATGGCTACCCTGACCCGCCAGATGGATCAGCAAACCTTCCAGCGCACACTCCGCAGTGGGCTGGCGCGGGTACCGGATGCCATTGCCGTCAACAACCACATGGGCAGCGCTCTGACCCAAAACCCACAGGCGATGGGCTGGGTGATGGAAGTGTTGTCCGAGCAAGGGCTGTTCTTCCTCGACAGCCGCACCACCGCCAAGTCAGTCGCCCTCAAGCAGGCCGAGCGACAGAATGTTCCCGCCCTGCGCCGCCATGTTTTTCTCGACCACCTCAGTACCGAAAAATTCATCAGCCAGCAGCTCTCAAGAGCCATCCGCCAGGCCAAGACAAACGGCTATGCCATCGCTATCGGCCATCCTTACCCGGTCACCCTTGATGTCTTGGGCCAGGCACTCCCGCAGCTCGAAGCGCAAGGGATCCAGCTGGTCCGGCTATCGGAGCTATCCCCGTCCTACTGA
- a CDS encoding preprotein translocase subunit SecB (COG1952), with product MAEAANNEAQQNFQIQRIFLKDVSFEAPNSPQMFQKEWNPDVKLDLDTQSRELGEGVFEVVLRLTVTVKNEEETAFLCEVQQGGIFSVAGMEAPQLAHCLGAFCPNILFPYARETISSLVVKGTFPQLNLAPVNFDALFMNYLQNQAQANPENTEA from the coding sequence ATGGCTGAAGCAGCAAACAACGAAGCACAGCAAAACTTCCAAATCCAGCGTATCTTCCTGAAAGATGTGTCTTTCGAAGCACCAAACTCACCACAGATGTTCCAGAAAGAGTGGAACCCAGACGTGAAACTGGATCTAGACACGCAGAGCCGCGAACTGGGTGAAGGTGTATTCGAGGTTGTTCTTCGTCTGACTGTAACGGTGAAGAATGAAGAAGAAACTGCATTCCTATGTGAAGTTCAGCAGGGCGGTATCTTCTCAGTTGCGGGTATGGAAGCACCACAGCTTGCCCACTGCCTAGGCGCATTCTGCCCGAACATCCTGTTCCCATATGCTCGCGAAACGATTTCAAGCCTAGTGGTTAAGGGTACATTCCCTCAGCTGAACCTAGCACCGGTTAATTTCGATGCACTGTTCATGAACTACCTGCAGAACCAGGCGCAAGCTAACCCAGAAAACACCGAAGCGTAA
- a CDS encoding NlpD-related protein M3 family7 unassigned peptidase (COG4942) codes for MREVIKHLHHSLRASAFCTGAFLCLLFGSSALADEGQLKGVKQEISRQQNQVATNRKKVDQIQKSLRQQEVGIAETAKAIHQAEQRSGELETSIRSLRQQLEQLRQQQLGQQELLKELLNAHYKQGKQSQLALMLSGEDSSQLDRFTVYAERLSQARSHALDELAATTTELQLKQHQLAEQQKEQQALLAKLTKQKRKLESERSQRQKTVNNLRSQLTTDNQYLAELKENEQRLIKEIEKARAAAEAARRVPMDGLAKQKGKLPWPVKGQILHSYGTSQQGELHWKGMVIAQSAGSPVKAIYPGKVVFADWLRGYGLVLAVDHGKGDMSFYGYNQTLLKKVGDTVQANENIALIGDSGGQAQSSLYFEIRRKGSPTNPRAWLTR; via the coding sequence ATGCGGGAAGTTATCAAACACCTACACCATAGTCTTCGCGCCAGTGCATTTTGCACTGGCGCTTTTCTATGCCTGCTCTTTGGCTCCAGTGCCTTGGCCGATGAAGGCCAGCTCAAAGGGGTCAAGCAGGAAATATCACGCCAGCAAAACCAGGTCGCCACCAACCGCAAAAAGGTTGACCAGATCCAGAAAAGCCTGCGCCAGCAGGAAGTCGGTATTGCCGAAACCGCCAAGGCGATCCACCAAGCCGAACAACGCTCAGGCGAATTAGAAACATCTATCCGCTCGCTGAGACAACAACTCGAGCAGCTGCGCCAGCAGCAACTCGGCCAGCAAGAGCTGCTCAAGGAATTACTCAACGCCCACTACAAGCAAGGCAAGCAGAGTCAATTGGCCCTGATGCTCAGCGGTGAAGACAGCAGCCAACTCGACCGCTTTACCGTCTATGCCGAGCGCCTCAGCCAGGCCCGCAGCCATGCGCTTGATGAACTGGCAGCAACCACTACCGAATTGCAGCTCAAGCAACACCAGTTGGCTGAGCAACAAAAAGAGCAACAGGCATTGCTGGCCAAGCTCACGAAACAAAAGCGCAAGCTGGAATCCGAGCGCAGCCAACGGCAGAAAACCGTAAACAACCTGCGCAGCCAGCTGACCACCGATAACCAGTATCTGGCCGAACTGAAAGAAAACGAGCAGCGGCTGATCAAGGAAATCGAAAAGGCCCGGGCAGCGGCAGAAGCGGCTCGCCGGGTGCCGATGGATGGTTTGGCCAAACAAAAAGGCAAACTGCCGTGGCCGGTCAAAGGTCAGATCCTGCATAGCTATGGCACCAGCCAGCAAGGCGAACTGCACTGGAAAGGCATGGTCATTGCCCAATCAGCCGGCAGCCCAGTCAAAGCCATTTATCCTGGCAAGGTGGTATTTGCCGATTGGCTACGAGGTTACGGTTTGGTGCTGGCTGTCGACCACGGCAAGGGCGACATGAGCTTTTACGGCTACAACCAGACCTTGCTCAAGAAGGTCGGTGATACGGTACAGGCCAACGAGAATATTGCCCTGATCGGCGACAGTGGCGGTCAGGCACAGTCGTCCCTGTACTTTGAAATCCGCCGCAAGGGTTCGCCGACCAACCCGCGAGCCTGGCTGACAAGATAA